The genomic segment CTTCATGCTCTTGGAGGTGGGAGGCAAAAGGAGAGGTTCCCTGCAGTTTTCCCCAGTGTCTGCACAAAGCAAAATGCTGTATAGCTGGATTCTGAGGCTGTACTGATGTGCACATACTTGCTTTTTAACTAGCACAAGGGACACGTTCACTAGGCTTGGCAGGGATAAAGGTTCGTGTaaacctttgattttttttaaaatcagaactaCTGTCTCTGGCAGTAGTCACCATTGGATGTCCCCCAATTGAGTCTTGCCTATCACCAGGCCTTCTACCTTAGACTCCCAGACCTTCCCTCTATGCTGGCctcctcttttgtttttactAACGATGCAGTGGCTGGGGCCTCCAATCCTGCCAGCTCCGAGCCCAGACACATTTTCAGGCTGTGCCAAGTCTGGGGGCCAAATATTGCTTTGTGGGACAGCTTGCTCCTGGGatgctgtgtctctgtgtcctccCAAACCCAGTGCCCAGAGAGCCCCACTCTAGATCAGACAGGCACCCCTCAGGAAAGGCACGAAACAATTTCTCACTCTCTGGAAtgttattagtttttctttttttaaactttggggagaggagggagacatTTTGTCGCTCTTTAAATAAGTGGTAGCAGTAGTGATTGTTATTCCATCTGTCTTCAAAATAAGTGAGTCGCCAACCCTCCATTCTAGTCCAGAGACCAACCAAAGGCAATTTTTGCCCATCTAAAAAAGGAATTTGCAACCCCTTCCTTCAGTCCACCCATTCATCCCTGGGACCCATATACGGAGAAATATAGAATTCTTGCCCTTGAGGTCTAAGAGAGAGCACTTAGTTCATTTTCCAGGCAGAATCTGCCTTGCTTGTGGAAGGTTTCCGTCTTTTCCTTTACGGAACCAAACCGAGGGCGGGCGGGAGAGGTACCGGGGCCATCAAGACTGTGGAAACTGGATCCAGAACATTCTCAGGGGGCCCAGGGACCCGGGAGGGCGGGACGCGAGAGCTGCCGCTCCACCTGCGACAGGAAACGTGGCAGCCGAGCGGCCGGGGAACCTGGCGGCCCTGcaacctcctcctcccccgcctcCTGCGCCCGCGCTGAGAATCGCCGCAACGCTCTGCAGAAGCCCCTGCAAGGAACGCGGTGCAACCCAGAGCCCGCGCTTCAAGCGCGGCTGCTAGCACCTCGGGAGGCGACTTGAGGATAaggttggggaggggtggggggtaggaCTTTCTCTTGAGCCCAGGGCAACGCATTGCACAGATCCTCTCTGCAGACAGCCGATGCACACGCCTCGCAAGGAAAGCGCGCCACAGGCTGCAAAAGGAGATGGGGATTCGTCTGGCTGCAGCGATTCACTGGGAGGGAGCGGAGACCCGGGAACGCTGCCCAGACTCTGGAGCCTCACCCTGCATTTGCGTCCGTCTACTGTCTCCTCCTCAAAGCCTTCTCCGACCTTGAAGTTGATCTCGGTCGTGCGCACCGTGGTGGATGTCTTGATGTAGAACTGATCCCCGTCCTGGCGGATCTCCACGTGCGGCTTGGACGCAGCCGCCACTGCCACTTTCCTCAGCATGGCGTTCACACCTGCGCGGGGAAGAATGGGTGCGACATGGGTTCTGATTACGGGGCCTCGCCACCCGCCCATAGTCCCAGGACTGGCCGGGCACGTCCCAAACCCTCCGACTATAGACGGGGACCTTAAAACTGATTGATTCCTTCCCCTGTCCTCGCGCCGATTTTCtaggtgagaaactgaggctcagagagggtaagtggcTTTCCCTGAGTAGCACAGTAAATTCGTGGTAGGGCCTGGTCTTGAGCTGGGTCCCCAGATTTAAAGTCCCGTACCCTCCTAGGACTTCAGTAATTATCTCTCTTCGCGATGATCTCGCACGAGATAAAGGCCGAATCGTCGGGGAAAGCGCCAAGCGTCCAGCAAGCGTTCGCTGGATGCGCGGATCCCAGACTCTACTCGCCACTTCTAGATGCGGTGCGCCTTGGAATTCGCCCCGATCTATCGCACCGGGGACTCCCTTTGGCCCGGTGTTGGTCCCTAAAGGCCACCCTCTGCCGGCCCGGGGCACCTCCGACCGTCGGGGAGCGCCGTCCCTGCCAGCTTACCCAGCGCCTTGAGCAGCTCGTCGAAGTTCTCGCTGCTGCGCATCTTCCAGGTGCCGGCGAAGTTGGGCATGGTGGCAGTGGTGGCGGCGGGAAGGCGGCGGCAGGCACGGACAGCTGCGACGCAGCGGGCACACGCCAAGCTGCAAGGCGCAGACTGCCGCTCTGCGCCCAGCTCCGCGCGCCTTGAGTCACCGGGAGAGCGCCCCCAGC from the Hippopotamus amphibius kiboko isolate mHipAmp2 chromosome 2, mHipAmp2.hap2, whole genome shotgun sequence genome contains:
- the CRABP1 gene encoding cellular retinoic acid-binding protein 1 — protein: MPNFAGTWKMRSSENFDELLKALGVNAMLRKVAVAAASKPHVEIRQDGDQFYIKTSTTVRTTEINFKVGEGFEEETVDGRKCRSLATWENENKIHCTQTLLEGDGPKTYWTRELANDELILTFGADDVVCTRIYVRE